The Oscillospiraceae bacterium genomic interval AGCTTGTAAATGCTATTCAAAAGCGCATTTCGGCGCTTTATAAGGAAGCTTCCGAAAACGAAACGTTAAAAGAATATAACGATGCCGAGCAGAAGTTAAATGATCTGCTTTCACAGGTTAACAATACGATACAGTCCGCGATCTTTTCCCGCTATCCGGAAATGTCCTCCGGCTGCGGCGGTAATTGTTCGTCCTGCGGCGGATGCCATTGAATTATTAACACGAAAAAAGATATTACCATTTAACGAGAAAAGGTTTTGGTAAACGGCTTTTTTCTCTTGTATAACAATGATTTTTAATGCCATTTTCAATACCGGAAAAAAATAAAAGTAAGGGTGAATAATCCATGTCTCCGATGATGCAGCATTATCTCGAAATAAAGAAGCAATATT includes:
- a CDS encoding YlbF family regulator; protein product: MIKRKVNKTMEILELASQLGLLIADNELVKNYVEAKKEYDTDSELLKSIREYSVQKTALDNVLKDENHDEQLVNAIQKRISALYKEASENETLKEYNDAEQKLNDLLSQVNNTIQSAIFSRYPEMSSGCGGNCSSCGGCH